One Pleurocapsa sp. PCC 7327 DNA segment encodes these proteins:
- a CDS encoding SIMPL domain-containing protein translates to MNKELLSSQKSSFKWLLDKQAQVMAILLVILSIASSAPAIAQEKILRILTVTGQGQETIPTSLAQVQLGVEVKGQTAQEVQQEIARRSSAVVELLRSRGVEKLQTTGIQLQPAYYDYSSNQQRLVGYVGVNTISFRISNDRVGNLLDEAVKAGATRIDSVDFTASDNAIAAAQKQALRLATEDAQQQADTVLSALNLTRQEIVNIQVNGASTPPPQPLMAREAARTDSATTPVIGGEQTVSASVTLQISY, encoded by the coding sequence GTGAACAAAGAGCTTTTATCTAGTCAAAAATCATCTTTTAAGTGGCTTTTAGACAAGCAAGCACAGGTAATGGCAATCTTACTCGTTATTCTTAGTATAGCGTCAAGCGCTCCCGCGATCGCCCAAGAAAAAATCCTGCGCATCCTAACCGTCACCGGACAGGGACAGGAAACGATTCCTACCAGCTTGGCTCAAGTACAGCTAGGCGTGGAGGTCAAAGGACAAACGGCACAAGAGGTACAGCAAGAGATCGCCAGACGGTCGTCGGCAGTGGTAGAGTTGCTGCGATCGCGCGGCGTAGAAAAATTACAAACCACTGGGATCCAATTACAGCCCGCCTACTACGATTACAGCAGTAACCAACAACGCCTCGTCGGTTACGTTGGAGTCAATACCATTAGTTTTCGTATCTCTAACGATCGAGTAGGGAATTTACTCGACGAAGCTGTCAAAGCTGGAGCTACTCGAATTGACAGCGTTGATTTTACTGCCAGCGACAACGCGATCGCAGCAGCGCAAAAGCAAGCGCTTCGGCTAGCCACCGAGGATGCCCAGCAACAAGCGGATACGGTCTTGAGTGCCCTCAATCTCACTCGCCAAGAGATCGTTAACATTCAAGTCAATGGAGCAAGTACCCCGCCACCACAGCCGCTAATGGCTCGCGAGGCAGCTAGAACCGATTCTGCTACTACCCCTGTTATTGGCGGCGAGCAAACAGTTAGTGCCTCCGTCACCCTACAGATTAGTTATTGA
- a CDS encoding glycosyltransferase: MKYALVHEWLTPKATGGSELVVREILRHIDADLYALIDFESVNPQSYLYGRKIGTTFLQHLPLARNGIQKYLPLLPLAIEQLDLRQYDVILSSSHAVAKGVLVSPDQLHICYCHTPMRYAWDLTFDYLNANSLGRGLLGILTRYILHRMRQWDVIAANRVDYFIANSYHTAKRIWRCYRRQAKVIYPPVNCDRFSFQAQKEDFYLTVSRLVSYKKVSLIVEAFNQLGYPLVIIGDGPELKRIHQIAKPNIQILGAQPDEVVERYMANAKAFVYAACEDFGIAPVEAQACGTPVIAYGEGGALETVLDIRQFPETGTGLLFSPQIPEALVKAVETFCQFQGQINPESCRTRAANFSPKIFETSYLAFIEDCCQNFPSKDSDKNCDFFR; the protein is encoded by the coding sequence ATGAAATACGCTCTGGTTCACGAGTGGCTAACTCCTAAAGCCACGGGTGGTTCGGAGTTAGTCGTGCGCGAAATCTTGCGCCATATCGATGCCGATCTTTATGCCTTAATTGACTTTGAATCAGTCAATCCCCAGAGTTATCTCTATGGACGAAAGATTGGAACGACGTTTCTGCAACATTTACCTTTGGCTCGCAACGGCATTCAGAAATATTTGCCTCTGCTGCCCCTAGCGATCGAACAGCTAGATTTACGGCAGTATGACGTGATTCTCTCCTCATCCCACGCGGTCGCCAAGGGAGTACTCGTCAGTCCCGATCAGCTACACATCTGCTATTGCCATACGCCCATGCGCTATGCTTGGGACTTGACATTTGACTATCTTAATGCCAATAGCTTAGGACGCGGTTTGCTCGGTATTTTGACTCGCTATATCCTGCATCGAATGCGGCAGTGGGATGTAATTGCAGCCAATCGAGTTGACTACTTCATTGCCAACTCCTATCATACTGCTAAGCGCATCTGGCGTTGCTATCGCCGTCAAGCAAAAGTAATTTACCCGCCAGTAAATTGCGATCGCTTCTCTTTTCAAGCGCAAAAAGAAGACTTTTATCTGACCGTGTCTCGCTTGGTCAGTTATAAAAAAGTTTCTCTAATTGTCGAAGCATTTAATCAGTTGGGCTATCCTTTGGTCATTATCGGCGACGGACCCGAACTCAAGCGAATTCATCAAATTGCCAAACCCAATATTCAAATTTTAGGGGCGCAGCCCGATGAAGTCGTCGAGCGATATATGGCTAACGCTAAAGCTTTTGTCTATGCAGCTTGCGAAGACTTCGGGATTGCCCCAGTAGAAGCCCAAGCCTGTGGAACGCCTGTCATTGCCTACGGAGAGGGCGGCGCGTTAGAAACCGTGCTAGATATTCGCCAATTTCCGGAAACGGGAACGGGACTGTTGTTTTCTCCTCAAATCCCAGAAGCTCTAGTCAAAGCCGTTGAAACTTTTTGCCAATTTCAAGGTCAAATCAATCCAGAAAGTTGTCGGACTAGGGCGGCTAATTTTAGTCCCAAAATCTTTGAAACCTCTTATTTAGCCTTTATCGAAGACTGTTGTCAGAACTTTCCCTCAAAAGATTCTGACAAAAATTGCGACTTTTTTAGATAG
- a CDS encoding sugar transferase: MTANSQFIRIKALRVLMQRGSLSSVSSKKFYKSLTQTFDGDFTKRTFDVVFSLLVLIFLSPLYLILALLIAISSPGPIFYVQQRVGKNYKRFGCIKFRTMVRDADEILEAIVANSPQMREEFENNFKLRDDPRITWIGKFLRLTSLDEFPQFWNVLMGDMSVVGPRPLVPEELCKYGNRIEKVLTIRPGITGLWQVSGRNDIPYPQRVQIDVYYVNCRNWLMDLWIIVKTIGVIIFPHSNGAY, from the coding sequence ATGACTGCTAATAGCCAATTTATACGCATCAAAGCCTTGCGAGTTTTGATGCAACGCGGTTCCCTATCCTCGGTTTCCTCGAAAAAATTTTATAAATCGTTGACTCAAACTTTTGATGGGGATTTTACCAAGCGAACGTTCGATGTAGTCTTTTCTCTGTTAGTTCTGATTTTCTTGTCGCCGCTTTATTTGATCTTGGCGCTGTTAATCGCCATTAGTTCGCCCGGTCCGATTTTCTACGTCCAGCAACGAGTTGGCAAAAACTATAAGCGCTTCGGCTGTATCAAATTCAGAACTATGGTTCGCGATGCAGACGAAATTCTAGAGGCGATCGTAGCAAATTCACCTCAGATGCGCGAAGAGTTTGAAAACAACTTTAAACTGCGCGACGATCCCCGAATTACCTGGATTGGCAAGTTTTTGCGCTTGACCAGCCTTGACGAATTTCCTCAGTTTTGGAACGTGCTGATGGGAGATATGAGTGTAGTCGGTCCTCGCCCCCTAGTTCCGGAAGAGTTGTGTAAATACGGAAATCGCATCGAAAAAGTTCTAACCATCCGACCGGGAATTACGGGATTGTGGCAAGTCTCTGGACGCAATGACATCCCCTATCCCCAACGAGTCCAAATAGATGTCTACTATGTCAATTGCCGCAACTGGTTAATGGATCTGTGGATAATTGTCAAAACAATTGGTGTAATTATCTTTCCCCATAGCAATGGAGCTTATTAA
- the gmd gene encoding GDP-mannose 4,6-dehydratase, producing the protein MTQSKRALITGITGQDGSYLSELLLEKGYEVHGIIRRTSTFNTDRIDHIYVDSHNPDARLFLHYGDLTDGTTLRRILEQVQPIEIYNLGAQSHVRVSFDSPEYTVDSVGMGTLRLLEAIRDYQQRTGIEVRFYQAGSSEMFGKVQEIPQKETTPFYPRSPYACAKVYAHWQTVNYRESYGLFACNGILFNHESPRRGETFVTRKITRALARIVAGTQKKMYLGNLDAKRDWGYAKDYVKAMWLMLQQSEPGDYVVATGETHEVREFLEIAFGYVNLNWEDYVAFDERYLRPAEVDLLIGDPAKAKRKLGWQPSVTFEELVRLMVDADLAALGIPSPNGSHNGQLLLDNAYIRQNVGVMVD; encoded by the coding sequence ATGACCCAATCCAAACGAGCGCTGATTACCGGTATTACTGGTCAAGATGGTTCTTATTTGAGCGAATTATTGCTAGAAAAAGGATATGAAGTTCATGGCATTATTCGCCGAACCTCCACGTTTAATACCGATCGCATCGATCATATCTACGTCGATTCGCACAACCCAGATGCGCGGTTGTTTTTACACTACGGAGACTTAACGGATGGAACCACTCTACGCCGCATTCTGGAGCAAGTTCAACCCATAGAAATTTATAATCTAGGCGCTCAATCTCACGTTCGCGTCAGCTTCGATTCTCCAGAATACACGGTAGATTCGGTAGGAATGGGAACGCTGCGGTTGCTAGAAGCAATTCGCGATTACCAACAACGCACGGGAATTGAAGTCCGATTCTATCAAGCGGGTTCGTCCGAGATGTTTGGCAAGGTGCAGGAAATCCCCCAAAAGGAAACAACCCCCTTCTATCCTCGCAGTCCCTATGCCTGCGCTAAAGTCTACGCTCATTGGCAAACGGTAAACTATCGAGAGTCCTACGGATTGTTTGCTTGTAACGGAATTTTGTTTAATCACGAATCTCCCCGCCGCGGCGAAACGTTTGTCACTCGCAAGATTACTAGGGCACTCGCTCGAATCGTAGCCGGCACCCAGAAAAAGATGTATCTCGGCAATTTGGATGCTAAGCGGGACTGGGGCTATGCTAAAGATTATGTTAAAGCGATGTGGCTAATGTTACAGCAAAGCGAACCAGGTGATTATGTCGTTGCTACGGGAGAAACTCACGAGGTTAGAGAATTTTTAGAGATCGCTTTTGGTTACGTCAATCTTAACTGGGAAGACTACGTTGCCTTTGACGAGCGTTATCTGCGTCCTGCGGAAGTAGATTTACTCATAGGCGATCCTGCCAAAGCCAAACGAAAACTTGGCTGGCAGCCATCTGTTACCTTTGAAGAGTTAGTCCGTTTAATGGTAGATGCCGATCTTGCTGCTTTAGGAATTCCCTCTCCCAATGGCTCTCACAACGGGCAACTCTTGCTAGATAATGCTTATATTCGTCAGAATGTAGGCGTTATGGTGGACTAA
- a CDS encoding GDP-L-fucose synthase, whose translation MLDLSNKRILVTGGAGFLGRQVVEQLCRAGANLDKITTPRSRDCDLRVLENCQRAVEQQDIVVHLAAHVGGIGLNREKPAELFYDNLMMGAQLIHAAYQAGVEKFVCVGTICAYPKFTPVPFKEDDLWNGYPEETNAPYGIAKKALLVQLQSYRQQYGFNGIYLLPVNLYGPEDNFDPRSSHVIPALIRKVYEAQQRGDKQLPVWGDGSPTREFLYSTDAARGIVMATQKYDGDQPVNLGTNYEISIRNLVELICELMEFDGEIVWETDKPNGQPRRCLDTTRARETFGFTAQMDFKQGLKNTIDWYRQHAA comes from the coding sequence ATGCTAGATTTAAGCAACAAACGTATTCTGGTTACGGGTGGCGCTGGGTTTCTTGGTCGTCAGGTAGTCGAGCAGTTGTGCCGGGCAGGAGCCAACCTAGATAAAATTACAACTCCCCGTTCCCGCGATTGCGATCTGCGCGTTCTCGAAAATTGCCAAAGAGCGGTCGAGCAGCAGGATATTGTCGTTCACTTAGCCGCTCATGTCGGCGGCATCGGGTTAAACCGAGAAAAACCAGCAGAACTTTTTTACGACAACTTGATGATGGGCGCTCAGTTAATTCATGCCGCCTATCAAGCGGGAGTTGAAAAGTTTGTCTGCGTCGGTACCATTTGTGCCTATCCCAAGTTTACCCCCGTACCGTTTAAAGAAGACGATCTTTGGAATGGCTATCCAGAAGAAACGAACGCGCCATACGGCATTGCCAAAAAAGCGCTTTTAGTTCAGCTTCAGTCTTACAGGCAGCAATATGGGTTTAATGGAATTTATCTTCTGCCCGTCAATTTGTACGGACCCGAAGACAATTTCGATCCCCGTAGTTCTCACGTCATCCCAGCCTTGATTCGCAAGGTATACGAAGCCCAGCAAAGGGGAGACAAACAGCTTCCCGTTTGGGGCGATGGGAGTCCTACCCGCGAGTTTCTTTATTCTACCGATGCGGCGCGGGGAATTGTCATGGCAACTCAGAAGTATGACGGCGACCAACCCGTCAATCTGGGAACGAATTACGAAATTTCTATTCGTAATTTGGTGGAATTAATTTGCGAACTGATGGAATTCGATGGCGAAATTGTTTGGGAGACCGACAAACCCAACGGTCAACCCCGTCGCTGTCTAGATACTACTAGAGCGAGAGAGACTTTTGGCTTTACAGCTCAGATGGACTTTAAACAAGGCTTGAAAAATACGATTGATTGGTATCGCCAACACGCGGCTTAA
- a CDS encoding gluconokinase, whose protein sequence is MVTNLGSANGIEPRICILMGVSGSGKSTVGRLLAQIVGWQFYDGDDFHPPENLAKMSRGIPLSDRDRQPWLLALRDLIDEVRRNKSHAIIACSALKQGYRELLQGDQQDLLWVYFKGSYEQIWQRMQQRQQHFMKAELLRSQFESLDKPENAIAIDISRTPGDIAMQIAKILNEKKSW, encoded by the coding sequence TTGGTAACAAACTTGGGAAGTGCAAACGGGATCGAGCCAAGAATCTGTATTCTCATGGGCGTGTCCGGTTCGGGAAAATCTACTGTCGGTAGATTGCTCGCTCAAATTGTGGGCTGGCAATTTTACGACGGAGACGATTTTCATCCACCAGAAAATCTTGCTAAGATGAGTCGCGGAATCCCGCTTAGCGATCGCGATCGTCAGCCTTGGCTGTTAGCGTTGCGGGATTTAATCGATGAGGTGCGACGCAATAAAAGCCATGCAATTATTGCTTGCTCTGCTCTCAAGCAAGGTTATCGAGAGCTGCTACAGGGGGACCAACAAGATCTTCTCTGGGTTTATTTCAAAGGAAGCTACGAGCAGATTTGGCAGCGAATGCAGCAGCGACAGCAGCATTTTATGAAAGCCGAACTGTTGCGCTCTCAGTTCGAGTCGTTAGACAAACCCGAAAATGCCATCGCGATCGACATTTCCCGAACTCCAGGAGATATCGCCATGCAAATTGCCAAAATTCTTAACGAGAAAAAAAGCTGGTAG
- a CDS encoding CO2 hydration protein yields the protein MVETAEKPKTKLPPSTHEFAEIVHRLEAGGSMLPDTPENLMQIIGIYKAYAVPMDFYWRDLLYIAERVFLDPLPFFKYFLPQEYLDLHNHYAGDDADLRIWRGQATAHPELLEFMEKGKTFKMPKLFHHLWHDRINMEFAEECMRAMFWHGRDMGWGLFDAYLDSDEYKANADRAIKAYFKYNPPMLALYKLFPDMFLEQVRMMSYYSNLGLFWEVMAPVFFEMSDIYDEGGFKGVPDAMNFLVNGIFAIAGRPIYHHVYIRGECYEIIPKSKGFMWLYEAALPYVEAVFYRTSPFRGTKSYNAQAKEVPDDQKDFHYGILYADVFPVGTAGIPPTLLMDDMYHFLPGYLKDYYHKHCRGEDDILIQLGISFQRSMYNVTSAVIQALRTALLYPLDDPNPKHLMANRKFFEAQLDRFIRPESRLREIQSQNYR from the coding sequence ATGGTAGAAACTGCTGAGAAACCCAAAACTAAATTACCTCCTTCAACCCATGAATTTGCTGAGATAGTTCATCGCTTGGAAGCCGGCGGTTCGATGCTACCCGATACGCCAGAAAATCTAATGCAAATCATCGGTATTTATAAAGCCTATGCCGTACCGATGGACTTTTACTGGCGCGATCTTCTCTATATTGCCGAACGGGTTTTTCTCGATCCGCTTCCCTTCTTTAAATACTTCTTACCTCAAGAATATTTAGACCTTCACAATCACTATGCTGGAGACGATGCAGATTTAAGAATTTGGCGCGGACAAGCAACTGCCCATCCCGAACTTCTCGAATTTATGGAGAAGGGGAAAACCTTCAAAATGCCCAAACTATTCCACCATCTCTGGCACGATCGCATTAACATGGAGTTTGCCGAAGAATGCATGCGTGCTATGTTCTGGCACGGTCGAGATATGGGCTGGGGATTGTTTGACGCCTATTTAGATAGTGACGAATATAAGGCTAATGCCGATCGCGCCATCAAAGCTTATTTCAAATACAATCCCCCAATGCTGGCGCTTTATAAACTCTTTCCAGATATGTTCTTAGAACAAGTCAGAATGATGTCTTATTATTCCAATTTGGGCTTGTTCTGGGAAGTTATGGCACCCGTTTTCTTTGAGATGTCGGATATCTATGACGAAGGCGGATTTAAAGGCGTTCCCGATGCGATGAATTTCTTAGTTAACGGGATTTTTGCTATTGCCGGTCGTCCGATTTACCATCACGTCTATATTCGGGGCGAATGCTACGAAATTATCCCCAAATCAAAGGGATTTATGTGGCTCTATGAAGCAGCATTACCTTACGTAGAAGCTGTATTTTATCGGACTTCCCCCTTCCGAGGAACGAAATCTTATAACGCGCAGGCAAAAGAAGTTCCCGACGATCAAAAAGATTTCCATTACGGCATTTTATATGCCGATGTTTTCCCCGTGGGAACGGCTGGCATTCCGCCGACATTGTTGATGGATGATATGTATCATTTCCTTCCTGGTTATCTGAAAGATTACTATCATAAGCATTGCCGAGGAGAAGACGATATTCTCATTCAATTGGGTATTAGTTTCCAGCGATCGATGTACAATGTGACTTCGGCAGTCATTCAAGCATTGCGTACTGCGCTTTTATATCCTTTAGACGACCCCAATCCGAAGCATTTAATGGCAAATCGGAAATTTTTTGAAGCACAACTCGATCGATTCATCCGTCCCGAATCCCGCCTAAGAGAGATTCAAAGTCAGAATTATCGATAA
- a CDS encoding NADH-quinone oxidoreductase subunit M has translation MLSTLLWLPILGAAIIGIFPNPKETKRLRQITIAFAIASFAWSLMLLTQFDINNPGLQFKEYFSWAEPIGLSYSLAVDGLSMPLLVLSSFLTIIAIYATAENAERPCLKYSLFLLINAGIAGALMAQNLLLFVLFYELELIPFYLAIAIWGGEKRGYASIKFLLYTAVSGLLVLAAFLGIGFLSGSPNFDYQSLTTTELSVKTQLILLTLLLVGFGIKIPLVPLHTWLPDAYTEASPAVAILLGGILAKLGTYGLIRFGLQLFPETWSLVAPGLAIIGTVSVVYGALSAIAQKDIKRMVAYSSIGHMGYMLVAAAAGTALSVLGSVSQMISHGLILALLFYLVGIIERKVGTRDINVLNGLMNPIRGLPTISALLILGGMASAGIPGLVGFVAEFIVFQGSFSAFPIPTLLCIIASGLTAVYFVILLNRTCFGKLDNYTAYYPKVLRSESIPAIVLTAVILFLGIQPTWLVRWIEPTTSSMVANLPAIGQQVAIDYQPSLDK, from the coding sequence ATGCTAAGTACTTTACTTTGGTTACCTATTTTAGGGGCAGCAATCATTGGAATTTTTCCAAACCCCAAGGAAACGAAAAGATTGCGCCAGATAACGATAGCATTTGCGATCGCGTCTTTTGCTTGGTCGCTTATGCTGCTAACTCAGTTCGATATCAACAATCCCGGATTGCAGTTTAAAGAATATTTTTCCTGGGCGGAGCCAATTGGCTTGAGTTATAGTTTGGCAGTCGATGGGCTATCAATGCCCCTATTAGTTTTAAGTAGTTTTTTAACCATAATTGCCATCTATGCTACGGCAGAAAACGCCGAACGACCTTGCCTAAAATATTCCCTATTTCTTCTGATCAATGCGGGAATTGCTGGGGCATTAATGGCACAGAATTTACTCTTGTTTGTCCTCTTCTACGAATTAGAGTTAATTCCGTTTTATCTCGCGATCGCGATTTGGGGAGGAGAAAAACGAGGTTATGCTTCGATTAAATTCCTTCTCTATACAGCTGTATCTGGCTTATTGGTTTTGGCAGCCTTCCTTGGCATTGGTTTCTTAAGCGGATCTCCAAATTTCGATTACCAATCGCTAACGACGACAGAATTATCTGTCAAGACGCAATTAATTTTACTGACTTTACTCCTGGTTGGTTTTGGCATCAAAATCCCCTTGGTTCCTTTACACACTTGGTTGCCAGATGCCTACACCGAAGCCTCACCAGCCGTAGCAATTCTATTAGGAGGGATCCTAGCAAAACTGGGAACCTATGGCTTAATTCGGTTTGGTTTGCAGCTATTTCCCGAAACTTGGTCGCTGGTAGCCCCCGGACTCGCCATTATCGGTACGGTTAGCGTTGTCTATGGGGCATTAAGCGCGATCGCGCAAAAAGATATCAAGCGCATGGTTGCCTATAGTTCTATCGGTCACATGGGCTATATGCTGGTAGCGGCAGCGGCGGGAACGGCGTTAAGCGTTTTAGGTTCAGTCTCGCAAATGATCAGCCACGGTTTGATTTTAGCCCTACTCTTCTATTTAGTGGGCATCATCGAACGCAAAGTTGGCACCCGCGACATTAATGTCCTCAACGGTTTAATGAATCCCATTCGAGGATTGCCCACCATCAGCGCCCTTCTCATCCTAGGAGGAATGGCTAGTGCGGGAATTCCCGGTTTAGTAGGTTTTGTAGCTGAATTTATCGTTTTTCAAGGCAGTTTCTCGGCTTTCCCGATTCCTACCCTTCTGTGCATTATTGCATCTGGTTTAACTGCCGTTTACTTCGTTATTCTGCTCAACCGTACTTGCTTTGGCAAGCTGGATAATTACACGGCGTATTATCCAAAAGTATTGCGAAGCGAAAGCATTCCCGCGATCGTCCTTACTGCCGTCATTTTATTTTTAGGCATTCAACCCACTTGGTTGGTGCGCTGGATCGAACCAACTACGAGTTCAATGGTAGCCAATCTTCCCGCGATCGGTCAGCAAGTCGCTATAGACTATCAACCATCACTCGATAAGTAG
- a CDS encoding NAD(P)H-quinone oxidoreductase subunit F, whose protein sequence is MFETFSQSIWLVPLYALTGAVLALPWSPGIIRQTGPRPSGYINAIMTLMAFLHSLLALGATWNHPPQYISFNWLHVVDLNISFDIEISSVNIGALLLITGLNLAAQIFAIGYMEMDWGWARFYSLLALFEGGMCALALCNSLFFSYVILEILTLGTYLLIGLWFNQSLVVTGARDAFLTKRIGDLILLMGVVALLPIAGTWNYTELAEWARTATLNPTTATLLCLALIAGPLGKCAQFPLHLWLDEAMEGPIPATILRNAVVVSTGAWVLIKLQPVFALSPVATNVMIWIGAVTAVGAAAIAIAQIDLKRCLSYVVSAYMGLVFIAVGTGQTQTALTLLFTYAIAMSLLVMSVGNIIWNNITQDITQYGGLWSRRPITGICFLVGAASLVAFPPMGCFWVLTEMADNLSQNYPWLIGVLLLVNGLTAFGVTREFCAIFGGKPKQMTVRSFEAFWPLTLPMTIVMGFALHVPLLLKQWNLLPAWEDLNLTVASFLVISTVVGGAAAAYIYLGDRIAKPVQFKPKAVQDFFAYDLYTAKLYRLTIVFFVGLISQIVSWFDRFIVDGIVNLVGIATIFGGQSLKYNVSGQTQFYFLSIFLGVVFLVIAIGWPILSQVSLVFGAN, encoded by the coding sequence ATGTTTGAGACGTTCAGCCAGAGTATCTGGTTGGTACCCTTGTACGCCTTGACGGGAGCGGTACTTGCTTTACCTTGGTCTCCTGGTATTATCCGTCAAACGGGACCGAGACCTTCTGGATATATTAACGCCATTATGACCTTGATGGCGTTTCTTCATAGCTTGCTTGCCCTTGGGGCAACTTGGAACCATCCTCCCCAATATATCTCTTTTAACTGGCTTCATGTCGTCGATTTAAATATTTCCTTTGATATTGAAATTTCTTCGGTCAATATTGGGGCTTTGCTGTTAATTACCGGGTTGAATCTTGCCGCCCAAATTTTCGCTATTGGCTATATGGAGATGGATTGGGGATGGGCGCGTTTTTACTCCTTACTCGCTCTGTTTGAAGGAGGAATGTGTGCCCTGGCACTTTGCAATTCTCTGTTTTTCAGCTATGTCATTCTGGAAATCCTGACTCTGGGAACTTACTTGTTAATTGGTTTGTGGTTCAACCAGTCTTTGGTGGTGACAGGGGCAAGGGATGCCTTTTTAACCAAACGGATAGGCGATTTAATTCTGCTAATGGGTGTGGTTGCCTTGTTACCCATCGCTGGAACTTGGAACTATACCGAGTTGGCAGAGTGGGCAAGAACTGCAACGCTTAACCCTACTACCGCAACTCTCCTCTGTTTGGCACTAATTGCAGGTCCTCTGGGTAAATGCGCGCAATTTCCCTTGCATTTGTGGTTGGATGAGGCGATGGAAGGTCCTATACCCGCTACGATTTTACGGAACGCCGTGGTCGTTTCTACTGGGGCATGGGTATTAATTAAGTTGCAGCCAGTGTTTGCGCTGTCTCCCGTCGCTACCAATGTCATGATTTGGATCGGTGCGGTAACGGCGGTAGGTGCTGCCGCGATTGCGATCGCGCAAATCGATCTCAAGCGTTGTCTATCCTACGTCGTCAGCGCTTATATGGGTTTGGTATTCATTGCCGTAGGAACGGGACAAACCCAAACCGCATTGACGCTGCTATTTACCTATGCGATCGCCATGTCTCTGCTAGTGATGAGTGTGGGCAATATCATTTGGAACAATATTACCCAAGATATCACTCAATATGGTGGGCTTTGGTCGCGCCGTCCCATCACTGGCATTTGCTTTCTTGTAGGGGCAGCTTCTTTAGTTGCTTTCCCTCCCATGGGCTGTTTCTGGGTACTAACCGAGATGGCGGATAACCTATCCCAGAACTATCCCTGGTTAATTGGCGTTTTGTTACTGGTTAATGGATTAACTGCCTTTGGCGTTACCCGCGAGTTTTGCGCGATTTTTGGCGGCAAACCCAAGCAGATGACCGTTCGTTCTTTTGAAGCTTTCTGGCCTCTTACCCTGCCGATGACCATCGTAATGGGATTTGCCCTCCACGTACCTTTACTCCTCAAGCAATGGAACCTGCTCCCTGCCTGGGAAGACCTAAATTTGACCGTTGCTAGTTTCTTAGTTATCTCAACAGTCGTTGGCGGCGCTGCGGCAGCTTATATTTATCTCGGCGATCGCATTGCCAAACCCGTACAATTTAAACCCAAAGCCGTACAAGATTTTTTTGCCTACGACCTTTATACTGCCAAACTCTATAGGCTAACGATTGTCTTTTTCGTTGGCTTGATTTCCCAAATTGTCTCTTGGTTCGACCGTTTTATTGTCGATGGCATCGTCAATTTAGTCGGCATAGCAACCATCTTTGGCGGACAAAGCTTAAAATACAACGTCTCAGGTCAGACTCAATTTTATTTCCTGTCAATTTTTCTAGGAGTTGTCTTTCTAGTCATTGCGATCGGTTGGCCTATACTCTCTCAAGTTTCCCTAGTATTTGGGGCTAATTAG